A genomic window from Populus nigra chromosome 7, ddPopNigr1.1, whole genome shotgun sequence includes:
- the LOC133698886 gene encoding borneol dehydrogenase, mitochondrial-like has product MGSVSLVSAALRRLEGKVALITGGSSGIGESAARLFAKHGAKVVIADVQDELGHSVCEELKTESASFVHCDVTQEKDVENAVNTAVSKHGKLDIMFNNAGVVGSPKPNILDNDKAEFEKVISVNIVGAFLGTKHAARVMIPARRGSIISTASVCGTIGGVASHAYTSSKHGVIGLMRNTAVELGQHGIRVNCVSPYVVLTPLVKAFFKLDDDEANRLYSNLKEAVLKAEDIAEAALFLGSDESKYVSGHNLIVDGGFTIVNPGFCMFPQSI; this is encoded by the exons ATGGGGAGTGTTTCACTTGTCTCAGCAGCCCTAAGAAG GCTAGAAGGCAAGGTGGCATTAATCACTGGAGGGTCTAGTGGCATAGGAGAGTCCGCCGCTAGACTGTTCGCCAAACATGGAGCTAAAGTGGTGATTGCAGACGTTCAAGATGAACTAGGCCACTCTGTTTGCGAAGAATTGAAGACTGAATCAGCCTCATTCGTCCACTGTGATGTTACTCAAGAAAAAGATGTTGAAAATGCTGTTAACACAGCTGTTTCTAAGCATGGAAAGCTGGACATCATGTTCAATAATGCAGGAGTAGTAGGCTCGCCAAAACCAAACATACTTGACAACGACAAGGCTGAATTTGAGAAGGTCATTAGTGTGAATATAGTGGGCGCATTCTTAGGCACTAAGCACGCAGCCCGCGTAATGATCCCTGCTCGGCGAGGTAGCATAATCTCAACCGCTAGCGTTTGCGGAACAATTGGAGGTGTTGCATCACATGCCTACACAAGTTCAAAGCATGGCGTGATAGGGTTAATGAGAAACACAGCTGTGGAGTTAGGGCAGCATGGCATCCGTGTAAATTGCGTGTCGCCCTACGTTGTTTTGACCCCATTGGTGAAGGCTTTCTTTAAGCTGGATGATGATGAAGCAAATCGTCTTTACTCTAATCTGAAAGAAGCAGTTCTGAAAGCAGAAGACATTGCTGAGGCTGCTCTTTTTCTGGGTAGTGATGAGTCCAAGTATGTTAGTGGACATAATTTGATTGTAGACGGGGGCTTCACCATTGTTAATCCAGGTTTTTGTATGTTTCCACAATCTATTTGA
- the LOC133700197 gene encoding borneol dehydrogenase, mitochondrial-like — protein sequence MGSVSLLSTVARRLEGKVALITGGARGIGESTARHFFKHGAKVVIADTQDEVAHSVCKDLSSESASFIHCDVTKETDVENAVNTAISRHGKLDVMFNNAGIVGVVKTNMVDVSMSEFEEVIRVNLVGAFLGTKHAARVMKPARQGSIITTSSVCLKHSRLQTMQRGLFVVGH from the exons ATGGGAAGTGTCTCGCTACTTTCTACAGTTGCAAGAAG GCTAGAAGGTAAAGTGGCGTTGATCACCGGTGGGGCTCGTGGCATTGGAGAGTCAACTGCAAGACACTTCTTTAAACATGGAGCAAAAGTAGTGATTGCAGATACTCAAGATGAGGTGGCTCATTCTGTTTGCAAAGATTTGAGCTCTGAGTCTGCTTCTTTTATCCATTGTGACGTTACAAAAGAAACAGATGTAGAAAATGCTGTGAACACAGCCATCTCAAGGCATGGCAAGCTAGACGTTATGTTCAATAATGCTGGCATTGTAGGAGTGGTGAAAACCAACATGGTTGATGTTTCCATGTCTGAATTTGAGGAAGTCATTAGGGTTAACCTAGTAGGTGCTTTCCTGGGCACTAAACATGCTGCTCGTGTGATGAAGCCTGCTCGACAAGGCAGCATCATAACAACCTCTAGTGTTTGTCTGAAGCATTCTCGTCTCCAAACAATGCAACGAGGCCTGTTTGTTGTCGGCCATTAA
- the LOC133698885 gene encoding borneol dehydrogenase, mitochondrial-like isoform X2 → MGSVSLVSAALRRLEGKVALITGGSSGIGESAARLFAKHGAKVVIADVQDELGHSVCEELKTESASFVHCDVTQEKDVENAVNTAVSKHGKLDIMFNNAGVVDLPKPNILDNDKAEFEKVISVNIVGAFLGTKHAARVMIPARRGSIISTASICGTIGGAASHAYTSSKHGVIGLMRNTAVELGQHGIRVNCVSPYAVPTPMMRSFLKLDDDEVYRVYSNLKEAVLKAEDIAEAALFLGSDESKYVSGHNLIVDGGFTIVNPGFCMFPQSI, encoded by the exons ATGGGGAGTGTTTCACTTGTCTCAGCAGCCCTAAGAAG GCTAGAAGGCAAGGTGGCATTAATCACTGGAGGGTCTAGTGGCATAGGAGAGTCCGCCGCTAGACTGTTCGCCAAACATGGAGCTAAAGTGGTGATTGCAGACGTTCAAGATGAACTAGGCCACTCTGTTTGCGAAGAATTGAAGACTGAATCAGCCTCATTCGTCCACTGTGACGTTACTCAAGAAAAAGATGTTGAAAATGCGGTTAACACAGCTGTTTCTAAGCATGGAAAGCTGGACATCATGTTCAATAATGCAGGAGTAGTAGACTTGCCAAAACCAAACATACTTGACAATGACAAGGCTGAATTTGAGAAGGTCATTAGTGTTAATATAGTGGGCGCATTCTTAGGCACTAAGCACGCAGCCCGCGTAATGATCCCTGCTCGGCGAGGTAGCATAATCTCAACCGCTAGCATTTGCGGAACAATTGGAGGTGCTGCATCACATGCCTACACAAGTTCGAAGCATGGTGTGATAGGGTTAATGAGAAACACAGCTGTGGAGTTAGGGCAGCATGGCATCCGTGTAAATTGCGTGTCGCCCTACGCTGTTCCGACCCCAATGATGAGGAGTTTCCTTAAGCTGGATGATGATGAAGTATACCGTGTTTACTCTAATCTGAAAGAAGCAGTTCTGAAAGCAGAAGACATTGCTGAGGCTGCTCTTTTTCTGGGGAGTGATGAGTCCAAGTATGTTAGTGGACATAATTTGATTGTAGACGGGGGCTTCACCATTGTTAATCCAGGTTTTTGTATGTTTCCACAATCTATTTGA
- the LOC133699369 gene encoding secoisolariciresinol dehydrogenase-like — MFSTLLGLVQTKTAISEFPCRMACSSVQLKTYLRFSLNYILTMFDFIHEFKWIREKPTRLEGKVALITGGSSCIGESTARLFAKHGAKVVIADVQDELGHSVCEELKIESASFVHCDVTREKDVENTVNTAAVENKLDFL; from the exons ATGTTTTCAACACTCCTCGGCTTGGTCCAAACCAAGACTGCAATTTCAGAATTTCCTTGTCGAATGGCCTGTTCTTCTGTCCAATTAAAAACATATCTTCGTTTTTCTCTAAATTATATTCTCACtatgtttgattttattcatgAATTCAAATGGATTAGGGAAAAACCAACACG GCTAGAGGGTAAGGTGGCATTAATCACTGGAGGGTCTAGTTGCATAGGAGAGTCCACTGCCAGACTGTTCGCCAAACATGGAGCTAAAGTGGTGATTGCAGACGTTCAAGATGAACTAGGCCACTCTGTTTGCGAAGAATTGAAGATTGAATCAGCCTCATTCGTCCACTGTGACGTTACCCGAGAAAAAGATGTTGAAAATACTGTTAACACAGCTGCTGTTGAAAATAAACTAGATTTTCTGTGA
- the LOC133698885 gene encoding borneol dehydrogenase, mitochondrial-like isoform X1, whose amino-acid sequence MFSTLLGLVQTKTAISEFPCRMACSSVQLKTYLRFSLNYILTMFDFIHEFKWIREKPTRLEGKVALITGGSSGIGESAARLFAKHGAKVVIADVQDELGHSVCEELKTESASFVHCDVTQEKDVENAVNTAVSKHGKLDIMFNNAGVVDLPKPNILDNDKAEFEKVISVNIVGAFLGTKHAARVMIPARRGSIISTASICGTIGGAASHAYTSSKHGVIGLMRNTAVELGQHGIRVNCVSPYAVPTPMMRSFLKLDDDEVYRVYSNLKEAVLKAEDIAEAALFLGSDESKYVSGHNLIVDGGFTIVNPGFCMFPQSI is encoded by the exons ATGTTTTCAACACTCCTCGGCCTGGTCCAAACCAAGACTGCAATTTCAGAATTTCCTTGTCGAATGGCCTGTTCTTCTGTCCAATTAAAAACATATCTTCGTTTTTCTCTAAATTATATTCTCACtatgtttgattttattcatgAATTCAAATGGATTAGGGAAAAACCAACACG GCTAGAAGGCAAGGTGGCATTAATCACTGGAGGGTCTAGTGGCATAGGAGAGTCCGCCGCTAGACTGTTCGCCAAACATGGAGCTAAAGTGGTGATTGCAGACGTTCAAGATGAACTAGGCCACTCTGTTTGCGAAGAATTGAAGACTGAATCAGCCTCATTCGTCCACTGTGACGTTACTCAAGAAAAAGATGTTGAAAATGCGGTTAACACAGCTGTTTCTAAGCATGGAAAGCTGGACATCATGTTCAATAATGCAGGAGTAGTAGACTTGCCAAAACCAAACATACTTGACAATGACAAGGCTGAATTTGAGAAGGTCATTAGTGTTAATATAGTGGGCGCATTCTTAGGCACTAAGCACGCAGCCCGCGTAATGATCCCTGCTCGGCGAGGTAGCATAATCTCAACCGCTAGCATTTGCGGAACAATTGGAGGTGCTGCATCACATGCCTACACAAGTTCGAAGCATGGTGTGATAGGGTTAATGAGAAACACAGCTGTGGAGTTAGGGCAGCATGGCATCCGTGTAAATTGCGTGTCGCCCTACGCTGTTCCGACCCCAATGATGAGGAGTTTCCTTAAGCTGGATGATGATGAAGTATACCGTGTTTACTCTAATCTGAAAGAAGCAGTTCTGAAAGCAGAAGACATTGCTGAGGCTGCTCTTTTTCTGGGGAGTGATGAGTCCAAGTATGTTAGTGGACATAATTTGATTGTAGACGGGGGCTTCACCATTGTTAATCCAGGTTTTTGTATGTTTCCACAATCTATTTGA